CCTAACGGAACTTTTGCATCTAAAAGCAACGTAAGCATATATGCGATACCAAGTATCGGATTTTCTGTTCCAGTGGATTTTATATCTTCAAAAATGAGATTTGGCCTTTCAGCTTACGGAGTTAGCGAAAATATAAAAATATAAAAAAAACAAAAAAAAGGGCAGGCTAACTATTAATAATAATCATCCCAAGTAATTGTGTTTAGGATACACAAGATTAATATATTCCAAATATTGAATGTATTAAAAAAATAAAGTATGGATAAGGCTAAAAATAGTGAATATACAGATTTGATTTTATTTTTATATTATATTTTAGGAATATATTATTTGCTAATACATTAATTAAAAATCCTGCCAATTCTAAAATCCTTTAATCGTGTTTATACAATGTTCAATGTTCATACAATGGAGAAAAATAACAAAGAATAAAATTACATAATCCTTAATTGAATAATTTGCTGTTGAATAAAATTTTTTAACTTGAGTTATATTATTTTTTTAGTGTAAGAGGATACTACATTATTTTACTCAGGACTATAATTTTTTTAAATAGAGATAGGAGCGATCCTTATGACATACGAATTTAACGAACAGTCATCTTATCAGGAATATTTCACAAAAGCTCACGAAATGGTTAGAAAATCTGTTAAGGAATTTGTCGAAAAGGAAGTTCTTCCTTTTATTGAAACATGGGAGGAAGAAGGCGAAATACCAAGAAAGATTTATAAAAAAGCAGGGGACTTAGGCATATTAGGAATAGGACATCCTGAAGAATATGGAGGCACTAAAGGCGATATTTTTTTTAAAATATGCGCTGCTGAGGAGTTAATGAGATCTGGTTCAGGTGGTTTTGCAGCAAGTCTTGGATCCCTTGATATTGCCATCCCTCCTATAGCTAAATTTGGAACTCAAGAGCAAAAAGAACGTTTTATTAAACCTGTGGTTGCAGGAGAACGAATAGCTGCTTTGGCTATTACTGAGCCATCTGGAGGTTCTGATGTTGCGAATATTCAAACTACTGCTGTAAAAGATGGAAATCATTACATTGTAAATGGTTCAAAAACATTTATAACGAGTGGTGTTAGGGCTGATCAAATAACTTGCGCCGTTAGAACTGGAGCAAAAGGTGCCCATGGAATAAGCCTTATTGTTATTGAGTCCAATACTAAAGGTTATAGCGTATCCCAAAAATTGAAAAAGACAGGATGGCTTTGTTCTGATACTGCTGAAATATTTTTTGATAATTGCAAAGTTCCAGCTGAAAATTTGATAGGTAAAGAAAATGAAGGTTTTTACATTATCATGGGAAACTTTCAAACTGAAAGGCTTCAACTTGCTATTATGGCAAACATGACAGCTAAGCTTGCTTTAGAAGCCGCTTCAAAATATGCTAAAAGAAGAGAAGTTTTTGGCAGACCTATTGAAGGATTTCAGGTTATGCGCCATAAGCTTGTTGATATGTCTACTTTAGTTGAAATCAGCACTGAATTTACTTATCGGGTAGCCTCAAAAATCGATTCTGGATTAAATCAAATTAAAGAGATTTCTATGGCAAAAAATTTTGCCTGTAGTGTGAGTGACAAAGTTACCTATGACGCTGTTCAAATATTTGGAGGCTATGGCTTTATGAAAGGATATCTTGTAGAACGTCTTTATAGGGATAATCGTGTTTTATCCATAGGTGGAGGCACTACAGAAATCATGAAAGAAATAATATGGAAAATGATGGTTTAAACAATTAAGTTTTAATTAATAATTGACATCCTATTCAGGTGACTAAGGCTAAAAGTAAAGGTTAATTCATATTTGTTTATCTAAAAATAGAAATGGTATGTCATTTTTTAAGAATTTAAGGATACACTTATATGCCTAAAGTATTTTTGGTTGTTGGTAATTCAGGTGCTGGTAAAACTACACTAATTGAGAAGCTTGTTCCAGAACTCAAATCAAGAGGATATAAAATAGGAACAGTAAAGCATGCATCCCACGGTTTTGATATTGATAAAGAAGGCAAAGATAGCTTTAGACATTTTAATTCAGGAGCTGATACCGTCCTTTTAGTTGGACCTTCAAAAATAGCAATGATAAAAAATGAAAAATGTGAAAATTTAGAGCTCTTTATTGATAAATATTTTGTGGATTCTGATATTGTTATTGTTGAGGGCTTTAAAAAAGAAA
The Desulfobacterales bacterium genome window above contains:
- a CDS encoding acyl-CoA dehydrogenase family protein, with protein sequence MTYEFNEQSSYQEYFTKAHEMVRKSVKEFVEKEVLPFIETWEEEGEIPRKIYKKAGDLGILGIGHPEEYGGTKGDIFFKICAAEELMRSGSGGFAASLGSLDIAIPPIAKFGTQEQKERFIKPVVAGERIAALAITEPSGGSDVANIQTTAVKDGNHYIVNGSKTFITSGVRADQITCAVRTGAKGAHGISLIVIESNTKGYSVSQKLKKTGWLCSDTAEIFFDNCKVPAENLIGKENEGFYIIMGNFQTERLQLAIMANMTAKLALEAASKYAKRREVFGRPIEGFQVMRHKLVDMSTLVEISTEFTYRVASKIDSGLNQIKEISMAKNFACSVSDKVTYDAVQIFGGYGFMKGYLVERLYRDNRVLSIGGGTTEIMKEIIWKMMV
- the mobB gene encoding molybdopterin-guanine dinucleotide biosynthesis protein B, which translates into the protein MPKVFLVVGNSGAGKTTLIEKLVPELKSRGYKIGTVKHASHGFDIDKEGKDSFRHFNSGADTVLLVGPSKIAMIKNEKCENLELFIDKYFVDSDIVIVEGFKKENLPQIHIFRSSINDVPKEHNNLIALVTDMDIKFKCPVFKLEDISNLADLIEKYYE